The following nucleotide sequence is from Pedobacter sp. PACM 27299.
AGATGCTTTTAAACGCAATCAACATGGCTACCATTGCCCCCTTAAGAAAAGATATAGACCATCCAGGTGAGATTAAAAAACATAGCGGACCTGTGAGGCTTTGGCATTGGCTAAACCTATTAGTCATCACTGGCTCATTATTGACTGTATTGTTAAACTCTACCTTATTTGATGTAAAAAGCAATACGAGCTATGTGCAACAGCAACTACAGGAATCAGGGGTATCTGTCACCGCACAGCAGGCTAAAAGTGTAGCACATGGACTGGAAGATCAAGTTTGGGCTATCCATATCTATTTTGGTTATGCACTTGCCGCACTATTCCTGTTCAGGTTAATTGCTGAATTTTATC
It contains:
- a CDS encoding cytochrome b/b6 domain-containing protein, whose protein sequence is MLLNAINMATIAPLRKDIDHPGEIKKHSGPVRLWHWLNLLVITGSLLTVLLNSTLFDVKSNTSYVQQQLQESGVSVTAQQAKSVAHGLEDQVWAIHIYFGYALAALFLFRLIAEFYQPGRQRFFSSLKDAYQTYRSRSQKSTLALHDLTVKSLYLCFYLLLAIMAITGLLMAFDQELGISKATSHSIKDFHGFCMYLILIFIAVHIIGVLLAERKESKGIVSDMINGGKA